DNA sequence from the Arthrobacter sp. V1I9 genome:
TGGCCCAGGCCGTCTCCGTTCCCATTTACGGCAAGCTTTCGGACATGGTTGGCCGCAAGCCGATCATCCTGGCCGGCATCGGGCTGTTCCTGCTCGGTTCAATCCTCTGCGGGATCGCCTGGAGCATGCCCGCCCTGATCGCTTTCCGGGCGCTCCAGGGACTCGGCGCGGGTGCCGTGCTGCCGGTGTCCATCACCATCGCCGGTGACATCTATTCGGTTGAGGAGCGTGCCAAGGTCCAGGGCTACCTGGCCAGTGTGTGGGCGGTCTCGTCCGTGGTGGGGCCCAGCCTCGGCGGCATCTTCTCCTCGCTGGGGATCTGGCGCGGCATCTTCCTGGTCAACGTTCCGCTCTGCCTGCTGGCCGGGTGGATGCTGCTCCGAACCCTGCACGAGAACGTTGACCGCGCCAAGCACAAAGTGGACTACACCGGGGCGGCATTGCTGGCGGTTTCACTTGGCCTGCTGATCCTTGGCGCCCTCGAGGGCGGCCAGGGGTGGGAGTGGAATTCCCCTGTCAGCATTGGCATCTTTGCCGTCGGCGGCTTGCTGCTGGCGCTGTTCCTGGTGGTGGAGCGGCGCGCGGCGGAGCCTGTCCTGCCGTCCTGGGTTGTATCGCGGCGGCTTCTTGGCACCACTGCGCTGGTGTCCTTCGGAGTAGGGGCGGTAATGATCGGGCTGACCTCCTACGTGCCCACGTTCCTGGAAGGGGCGCTGTCCACGTCGCCCCTGATTGCCGGCCTGGCTCTCGCAGCGCTCACCCTCGGGTGGCCGATCAGCGCCTCGCAGGCCGGGCGCCTCTACCTGCGGATCGGGTTCAAACCCACCGCGCTCATCGGTATCTCCATCACCGTGGTTGGCCTCCTGGCCCTGGCACTCACTGCGGCCACTCCCAACGAGGTGCTGGTCGCTGCCAGCTGCTTCGTTGTGGGACTCGGCCTTGGCCTGGTTGCCACGCCAACCCTGATCGCTGCCCAGTCCAGCGTGGAGTGGAATGAACGCGGCGTTGTGACCAGCACCAACATGTTCGCGCGGTCCATCGGCAGCGCACTTGGTGTGGCCGTGTTTGGTGCCGTGGCCAACGCAATCTACGCGAACACGGCGGGGGAGGGTGACGTGCCCGCCGTCGTCGCCGCTTCAGGTGCGGTCTTCCTGGCGGCGCTGGCGGCAGGCATCCTCACCGTGGCGGCAGTGCTGGCAATGCCCGCGGTGAAGGCGGGGGAGCCAGGCCAGGCCGACGCCGAACCTGTCGCCAGCGACGCCGAAGGCAGCTCCCGCCGCTGAGCGTGGCGTGGGCTAGCGGGATGCGCGGAAAATTTCCGGGGCTGGCCGGTTGCCGGTAGCGAGGTCCGCGAGGATCCGCCCGACAACGGGAGTGAACTTGAACCCGTGCCCGGAGAACCCGGCGCCGATCACCACGGGCCCGATCCGGTCCAGGATGAAGTCCTCGTCCGGGGTGGTGGTGTAGGTGCAGCTGATGGCCTCGAACGAGTCAGCGTCGACGCCGGGCAGCCACGCCCGTGCATAGTCCTGCAGGGCGGCAAGCTGGGCGGGCTCCGGCTGGAAGGAGCGCCGGTCCGGATCCACCACCGGTCCCACGCCATGCCAGCCGGCCTTGATCCCCTCACCCGGAGTCTGCATCCCGTACACGGGGGAGTACCAGTCCTTGTACTGCGCGCCTATGCCCGGCATGTGGTTGAACCCGGGCCACGTGGCGCCCTGGTCCACCACGCGGAAGTGCGCCGGCTGTTCCTGGGTGACCCGCAGCTTAGGAATCCGCAAGCCCGTGCTTCCGCCGGCGCCGGCCAGCAGCTTTTCGGTCCAGCCACCTGCGGTAACAACCACCTGCCCCGCAGTGACCACCTCGATGCCCGCGGCCGACTCCAAAGTGAGCCGAACGTCGTCCGCCATCACCTGGAGCTCAACCACTTTGGTATGGTGTCGGATCTCGGCGCCCCGGGCTGTGGCGAGCCGCTGCAAGGCGGGCAAGGCAGCCTCCGGGTTGAGCTGGCCGCCGTCGGGCATATGCAGCACCTGCTGGTCGAAGCGGATGCCGCGCCAGCGCTCCCCTGCCTCGGCCGGGGACAGGAACTCAGCACGGATGCCTGCCTGGTTCAATGCCGCGGCAACTTCCGGCAGCCGGGGGTCCGGGCCGTGGTTGACGATTCCCGTCCGGGCCAGCAGTTGTTCGCCGCTCTCCTGCTCCAGGTCCTCCCACAGGCTCAAACCTTCGGCCAGCATGGCCACGTATTCCGGCCGATGGTAGCCGGGGTTGAGGTTGCGGGTGCTGCCGTGCGAGGCCCCGATCTTGTGTCCCAGCCCGAACTGCTCCACCAGCGTCACCTGGCGGCCGCGGCGGGACAGCGCCCAGGCTGCGGCCGAACCCATGGCTCCGCCACCGATCACCACTGTGTCCAGCATTGTTCCCATCAATCTCCCATCAGGTCAGCAGCAGCGCCACGCCAATCATCGCCGGAACCGCCACCACGGTAGTAATCAGCACGGTGTCCTTGGCGACGGTAAGGCCCGTTTTGTAACGGCTGGCAGCCACAAAAACATTCTGCGCCGTCGGCAGCGCCGAGGTAACCACCACGGCGAACAGGACATGGCCGTCCAGCCCCAGCGCGAACCGTGCGAAGAGGTACGCCAGCACCGGCTGGACTGCCAGTTTGAAGGCACTGGCCAGCAGGGTGTCCACCCGGCGGGCCGCGGAGGCCTGCAGCGGGCGGCTGCCGTTCAGGCTCATGCCAAAAGCGATCAGCATCGCCGGGATTGCCGCGCCGCCGATCAGGTGGATGGGCTCCATGACCAGCGGCGGAACCTGCCAGCCGGTGCCGGCTACCAGCAACCCCAGTGCGGAGCCCACGATCATGGGGTTCTTCAGGATCATCACCACAAAGCTGAGGGGCGTGGTGCGGTGCGAACTGGTGCTTGAATCCAGGATCATCAGGAACAGCGGCGTGAAGAAGGCCAACTGAAAGATCAGCAGCGGCGCCACGTAGCTCGCATCGCCCAGGACGTACACTGCGATGGGAATACCCAGGTTGGCCGAGTTGACCAGTGAGGCCGCCATCGAGGACATCAGGGACTCTGACAGGGAGCGTTTCAACCAGAACCTGGCGATCGCGAAAAATATGGCGGCGGTGGCGATGGCCGAGACGGCAGCCACCAGCAGCGGAGCTGCGAAGACTTCGGCGAGGCGCGCCTTGCTCAGCGTTTCAAAAAGGAGCGCCGGGCTGGCCACAAAGAAGGTGAGGGAGCTGAGGACCTGGCGTGCGTTATCGCCCAGGATCTTTTGCCGGCCCACGAACCAGCCCACCAGGATGATGCACCAGACCACAAAGAAACCTGCCAGTACCCCTAACAAGGGATAGGCCGCTGCGAATTAACCCACAGGGCGCGGCGGAGGCAGGTACCGGGACGCACGCTCCGGGTTAGAGAGCAGCGTTGTTAAGGGCAAACGGGGGGCGCATCATCCCCGGAGTCAGGCCCTCGGCGGGATCGTTGCCCAGCTGGATCACCCGGTTGTTTTCGTCCACGTGGACCACCTTGGGCTCGTAGGCCTTGGCCTCTTCTGTGGTCATCTGGGCATAGGTAATCAGGATGACAAGATCGTTTTCGTGCATCAGATGAGCGGCTGCGCCGTTGATGCCGATGACACCGGAACCGCGCTCACCGGCAATGGTGTACGTTTCCAACCGGGCGCCGTTGGTGATGTCCACGATGGACACAAGCTCGCCGGGAAGGATGTCGGCAGCATCGAGCAGGTCCAGGTCCACGGTGACGGAACCGACGTAGTGCAGGTCAGCATGCGTGACGGTGGCCCGGTGGATTTTGGACTTGAACATTGTTCGATTCATAACGGCATCAGTCTAGCGCCGGGGGCCCGCCCGCGCAGTGACGTAAGGAACACCAGGAAGTGCCTCGCTCAGGGAACAGAAGCGTACGACGGCGGCTGGTCACCCGGCGTCGTTCCCCGCCACGGCTTCTGCGGCGGCAGCGAGCGTTTCCCGGGCGGCGAGGATGGCGGGCCGCTTGACGCTGGAACGGCGCACGGAGGTGAAGATGGTGCGGTGCGGTTTGCCCGCAAGTTCCAGCAGCCGGGCGGTGGTGCCGCGGCCGGTCCACACCAGGTCCGGCATCAGCGCCACAGCATTGCCGGACTCGATCAGGCGGATCTGCGCCTGCAGGTCAGCCGTTTCGTACCGGACGTCCGGCTCGAACCCCGCGCTGCGGCACGCCTGCTCCGCCCAATGGCGGGAGGCGGCACCCCGCGGTTCCATAACCCAGGCAAGTTCCGCGGTGTCTTCGAGCGAGCGGACGGCGGGTCCGCCGTCGGACTCCGTCGGGACTGCCAGCCGGATGGCGTCCATGGTCAGCTTGATCCGGTCCAGCTCCGGATAACGCGGCGCCGCGTGCCCTGGATACTGCTCGGCGATCACCAGGTCGAAGTCGCGTGCCCACGTCTCATGCAGTGCTGTTTCTGGTTCGCGCTGGATCATCTCGATGCGGACTTCCGGGTAGGCCTTGGCCATCCTGGTCAGCGTGTCCGGCATCAGCGCAAGGGCCGCTGACTGGAAAACCGCGATCCGGACGGTCCCCGTGACGGTGGTCAGGGAAGCCGCCAGGTCCGCTTCCGCTTGTTCCATGGTTTCCAGCAGGCTCGCCGTGTGCGCTACCAGCACTTCTGCCTGCGGCGTGAGCTGCACCCGGCGCCCGGTCTTCCGGAGCAGCTCCACGCCCACTTCCTTCTCAAGCAGGGCAAGCTGCTGCGATACGGACGACGGGCTGTACTGGAGTGCGTCCGCCACCTCCGCGAGCGTCCCCCGGATGCTTAATTCACGGAGCAGCCGGAGACGGCGGACGTCGAGCATAGGGAATTCCTAACTGAAACTAACGAATATAGGTTAGAAGTAGTCACTTTATCTAATGCAAGCATGCTTGCATACTGTTGGGATCGAGTTACCCCCGTCACTGCGCCTGCGGGCGTGCCGCGGCGGGGTCGCACCCAAGCAGGAGTTCCTGATGAGCACTAGAGATATGAGCCAGTCGGTCCTGAGGCGCAAGCCCATCGACGACATTGAGGAAGAAAATAAACACAGTGGCCTCTTCAAGTCACTCGGGCTGTGGCAGCTTACGGCAATCGGCGTAGGCGGCATTATCGGCGTCGGCATCTTTTCCCTTGCGGGGCTGGTGGCAGCAGGCAGTGAAGGCACGCCCGGGGTGGGGCCCGCCGTGCTGATTTCCTTCCTGGTGGCAGGCCTCGCTTCGGCGGCCGCGGCGCTGTCCTACGCGGAGTTCGCGGGCATGATTCCCCGTGCGGGTTCTGCCTACACCTACGGATACGTGGCGCTGGGCGAAATCATCGGCTGGTTCATCGGCTGGGACCTCCTGCTGGAATACATCGCCATCGTGGCAGTGGTGGCCATCGGCATCTCCGGTTACCTTGAAGCGTTCCTCTCCGGCATCGGCATCCACTTGCCGGTCTGGATGACTTCCACTGCGGACGAGGGCAAGGGCGGCATCGTTAACATCCCCGCCATCCTGGTCTGCCTCCTGGTGACCTGGATCCTTTCCCGCGGGACCAAGGCGTTCGGCCGGTTTGAGCTGGTGGCGGTGGCCATCAAGGTCATCCTGATCCTCTTTATCATCGGGCTCGGCGTCTTCTACATCGACACCAACAACTACAACCCGTTCATGCCCAGCGGCTTCGGCCCTGTCCTGGCAGGCGCCGCCACCGTCTTCTTCGCTGTGTTTGGCTACGACGCCATGAGTACTGCGGCGGAAGAGGCAACGGACGGCAAGAAGCACATGCCCAAGGCCATCATCCTGTCCCTGATTGTGGCGATGCTGCTGTATGTCGCAGCTACCCTGGTGCTGACCGGCATGCAGAACTACCGCGACATCGACCCGACTGCGGGCTTCGCGTCCGCCTTCACCGGTGTGGGCCTGCCCGTTATCGCCACCATTATTTCGGTCTTTGCGGTGCTGTCCATCCTCACCGTGATGCTGACATTCCTCCTGGGCGTCACCCGCGTGTGGTTCGCCATGAGCCGCGACGGGCTGCTGCCCGGCTGGTTCGCCAAGACGGACCGCCACGGCACGCCGCAACGCGTCACGTGGATCGCCGGCGTCGCTTCCGCCTTCCTTGCCGGTGTGTTCCCCATTAAGGAAGTGGCGGACCTGACCAACATCGGCATCCTGGCAGCGTTCGTCGTCGTCTGCCTGTCGGTGATCATCTTCCGGTACAAGCGCCCGGATGCCCCGCGCACCTTCCGCCTGCCGCTGATGCCGGTCATCCCGGCCTTCGGTGTGCTGTCCTCGGCGTTCCTGATGTTCCAGCTGCACTGGGAAACCTGGGCGCGCTTCGGCGTATGGCTCATCATCGGCCTGGCCATCTACTTCTTCTATGGCAAGAAGAACTCGCTGATGAACCCGAACAGCCCGCGGCACGAGGAGATTGTGGAGATGCACCGACCTCTCCGCTGACCCATCCTTTCGACGCGCGCTCACTTGTGGCGGCTTTTCCGGCGACGCCCGCTCTCCTTTGGCGGCTTTTCCGGGAACGCCCGCTCACCCCGGCGCTTGGCCAGCCAGCCCTCCTGCACATCTGTGCGGGAGGGGCTGCTCCATTTAATGGCTGTTGGGTGAGCGGGCGTTTGGGTTTTGAGCACCAAAAGAGAGCGCGGGTTGACCTCCGAACCGCCGTTAGCGAGCACGCGTCTGACGGTATTGAGGACGTCCTGGAAACTTCATTTTTTCTAACCTGTATTGCTTAGGAAAGATCGCTTTATCTTATGTGAGCGACAGTTCATACTGGGGGTAAGACCTCTCCGAACCACAGGAAAGAACGAGAAAAAGCCATGACCCACATTGCAATGGAGCCCGGAGTTGCGACGGGAACAGCGCAGACCGTCGACGTCGATGTGCCGCAGGCGAAGGCATTGGCGAACGAAGCCGTCGCGCTGGTCCGCCACTGGCTGACTGAAGCGTCCAAGGTTCCCGTGGATGCGTCAGCACAGCAGCTCGCCGGTGTGCTGAAGGACCCTAACGGCCTCGAATTCACCGTCGGCTTCGTCGACGGCGTGGTCCGTCCCGAAGACCTGAACGTCGCCGCCCGCAACCTCGCTGCACTGGCCCCTAAGGTCCCTGCGTTCCTGCCCTGGTACATGCGACGCGCGGTCCAGCTTGGCGGAACCATGGCTCCGGTCATGCCGCACGTTGTTATCCCCATCGCCCGCAAGGTCCTGCGCGAAATGGTGGGCCACCTGATTGTGGACGCCACCGAGGCCAAGCTGGGCCCGGCGATCGCCAAAATCCGCAAGGACGGCATCAAGCTCAACGTCAACCTCCTCGGCGAGGCTGTCCTGGGTGAACACGAGGCGTCCCGCCGGCTCGAAGGCACACACACCCTGCTGGCCCGCCCTGACGTGGACTACGTTTCCATCAAGGTGTCCTCCACCGTGGCCCCGCACTCCGCCTGGGCCTTCGACGAAGCCGTGGAACACGTCGTCGAAAAGCTCACCCCGCTGTTTCAGCGCGCCAACTCCTTTGCCGCCGGCGGCGGCAAGGCCAAGTTCATCAACCTGGACATGGAGGAGTACAAGGACCTGGACATGACCATCGCGGTCTTCACCAGAATCCTGGACAAGCCCGAGTTCAAGGACCTCGAGGCCGGCATCGTGCTCCAGGCGTACCTCCCGGACGCCCTTTCAGCCATGATCCGCCTGCAGGACTGGGCCGCCGAGCGCCGCGCCCACGGCGGCGCCGCCATCAAGGTCCGCGTGGTCAAGGGCGCCAACCTGCCTATGGAGCAGGTGGAATCCTCACTCCATGACTGGCCGCTCGCCACCTGGGGCACCAAGCAGGATTCCGACACCAGCTACAAGAGCGTCATCAACTACGCCCTGCACCCGGAGCGCATCAAGAACATCCGGATCGGCGTGGCCGGGCACAACCTGTTCGACATCGCCTTCGCCTGGCTCCTGGCCAAGCAGCGCGGCATCGCGGACACCGCACAGCAGGGCATCGAGTTCGAGATGCTGCTGGGCATGGCCCAGGGCCAGGCCGAAGCCGTCAAGAAGGACGTCGGCTCGCTGCTGCTCTACACCCCGGTGGTGCACCCGGCCGAGTTCGACGTCGCCATCGCCTACCTGATCCGGCGCCTCGAAGAGGGGGCCAGCCAGGACAACTTCATGTCGGCGGTCTTCGAGCTGAGCGAAAACGAAGTCCTGTTCGAACGCGAGAAGCAGCGCTTCCTTGCTTCGCTGACAGCGCTGGACAACGCGATTCCGCCGGCCAACCGGCAGCAGAACCGCAGCCTGCCGCCGGTCCCGATGGCCCACAGCGGCTTCGAAAACACCCCGGACACCGACCCGTCCCTGCCTGCCAACCGGGACTGGGGCCGCGCCATCCTGGGACGTGTTCCGTCCTCGACGCTGGGTAATGCTTCCGTTGCTGCAGCATCCATCAGTGACGAGGCCACCCTCAACACTGTGATTGCCGCCGCCGTCGAAAAGGGCAAAGCCTGGGGCAAGCTCTCCGGCGACGAGCGCGCGGAGATCCTGCACCGCGCCGGCGACGTCCTGGAGGCCCGCCGCGCGGACCTGCTCGAGGTCATGGCCAGCGAAACCGGCAAGACCATCGACCAGGGCGATCCCGAGATCAGCGAAGCGGTGGACTTTGCCCACTAC
Encoded proteins:
- a CDS encoding MFS transporter, with the translated sequence MLSTGLVAIDSTIVATAVPSIVRDVGGFESFPWLFSAYLLAQAVSVPIYGKLSDMVGRKPIILAGIGLFLLGSILCGIAWSMPALIAFRALQGLGAGAVLPVSITIAGDIYSVEERAKVQGYLASVWAVSSVVGPSLGGIFSSLGIWRGIFLVNVPLCLLAGWMLLRTLHENVDRAKHKVDYTGAALLAVSLGLLILGALEGGQGWEWNSPVSIGIFAVGGLLLALFLVVERRAAEPVLPSWVVSRRLLGTTALVSFGVGAVMIGLTSYVPTFLEGALSTSPLIAGLALAALTLGWPISASQAGRLYLRIGFKPTALIGISITVVGLLALALTAATPNEVLVAASCFVVGLGLGLVATPTLIAAQSSVEWNERGVVTSTNMFARSIGSALGVAVFGAVANAIYANTAGEGDVPAVVAASGAVFLAALAAGILTVAAVLAMPAVKAGEPGQADAEPVASDAEGSSRR
- a CDS encoding FAD-dependent oxidoreductase codes for the protein MGTMLDTVVIGGGAMGSAAAWALSRRGRQVTLVEQFGLGHKIGASHGSTRNLNPGYHRPEYVAMLAEGLSLWEDLEQESGEQLLARTGIVNHGPDPRLPEVAAALNQAGIRAEFLSPAEAGERWRGIRFDQQVLHMPDGGQLNPEAALPALQRLATARGAEIRHHTKVVELQVMADDVRLTLESAAGIEVVTAGQVVVTAGGWTEKLLAGAGGSTGLRIPKLRVTQEQPAHFRVVDQGATWPGFNHMPGIGAQYKDWYSPVYGMQTPGEGIKAGWHGVGPVVDPDRRSFQPEPAQLAALQDYARAWLPGVDADSFEAISCTYTTTPDEDFILDRIGPVVIGAGFSGHGFKFTPVVGRILADLATGNRPAPEIFRASR
- a CDS encoding AEC family transporter, whose protein sequence is MLGVLAGFFVVWCIILVGWFVGRQKILGDNARQVLSSLTFFVASPALLFETLSKARLAEVFAAPLLVAAVSAIATAAIFFAIARFWLKRSLSESLMSSMAASLVNSANLGIPIAVYVLGDASYVAPLLIFQLAFFTPLFLMILDSSTSSHRTTPLSFVVMILKNPMIVGSALGLLVAGTGWQVPPLVMEPIHLIGGAAIPAMLIAFGMSLNGSRPLQASAARRVDTLLASAFKLAVQPVLAYLFARFALGLDGHVLFAVVVTSALPTAQNVFVAASRYKTGLTVAKDTVLITTVVAVPAMIGVALLLT
- the panD gene encoding aspartate 1-decarboxylase; its protein translation is MNRTMFKSKIHRATVTHADLHYVGSVTVDLDLLDAADILPGELVSIVDITNGARLETYTIAGERGSGVIGINGAAAHLMHENDLVILITYAQMTTEEAKAYEPKVVHVDENNRVIQLGNDPAEGLTPGMMRPPFALNNAAL
- a CDS encoding LysR family transcriptional regulator, with product MLDVRRLRLLRELSIRGTLAEVADALQYSPSSVSQQLALLEKEVGVELLRKTGRRVQLTPQAEVLVAHTASLLETMEQAEADLAASLTTVTGTVRIAVFQSAALALMPDTLTRMAKAYPEVRIEMIQREPETALHETWARDFDLVIAEQYPGHAAPRYPELDRIKLTMDAIRLAVPTESDGGPAVRSLEDTAELAWVMEPRGAASRHWAEQACRSAGFEPDVRYETADLQAQIRLIESGNAVALMPDLVWTGRGTTARLLELAGKPHRTIFTSVRRSSVKRPAILAARETLAAAAEAVAGNDAG
- a CDS encoding amino acid permease; this encodes MSTRDMSQSVLRRKPIDDIEEENKHSGLFKSLGLWQLTAIGVGGIIGVGIFSLAGLVAAGSEGTPGVGPAVLISFLVAGLASAAAALSYAEFAGMIPRAGSAYTYGYVALGEIIGWFIGWDLLLEYIAIVAVVAIGISGYLEAFLSGIGIHLPVWMTSTADEGKGGIVNIPAILVCLLVTWILSRGTKAFGRFELVAVAIKVILILFIIGLGVFYIDTNNYNPFMPSGFGPVLAGAATVFFAVFGYDAMSTAAEEATDGKKHMPKAIILSLIVAMLLYVAATLVLTGMQNYRDIDPTAGFASAFTGVGLPVIATIISVFAVLSILTVMLTFLLGVTRVWFAMSRDGLLPGWFAKTDRHGTPQRVTWIAGVASAFLAGVFPIKEVADLTNIGILAAFVVVCLSVIIFRYKRPDAPRTFRLPLMPVIPAFGVLSSAFLMFQLHWETWARFGVWLIIGLAIYFFYGKKNSLMNPNSPRHEEIVEMHRPLR
- a CDS encoding proline dehydrogenase family protein: MTHIAMEPGVATGTAQTVDVDVPQAKALANEAVALVRHWLTEASKVPVDASAQQLAGVLKDPNGLEFTVGFVDGVVRPEDLNVAARNLAALAPKVPAFLPWYMRRAVQLGGTMAPVMPHVVIPIARKVLREMVGHLIVDATEAKLGPAIAKIRKDGIKLNVNLLGEAVLGEHEASRRLEGTHTLLARPDVDYVSIKVSSTVAPHSAWAFDEAVEHVVEKLTPLFQRANSFAAGGGKAKFINLDMEEYKDLDMTIAVFTRILDKPEFKDLEAGIVLQAYLPDALSAMIRLQDWAAERRAHGGAAIKVRVVKGANLPMEQVESSLHDWPLATWGTKQDSDTSYKSVINYALHPERIKNIRIGVAGHNLFDIAFAWLLAKQRGIADTAQQGIEFEMLLGMAQGQAEAVKKDVGSLLLYTPVVHPAEFDVAIAYLIRRLEEGASQDNFMSAVFELSENEVLFEREKQRFLASLTALDNAIPPANRQQNRSLPPVPMAHSGFENTPDTDPSLPANRDWGRAILGRVPSSTLGNASVAAASISDEATLNTVIAAAVEKGKAWGKLSGDERAEILHRAGDVLEARRADLLEVMASETGKTIDQGDPEISEAVDFAHYYAESARKLDEVDGATFVPAKLTVVTPPWNFPVAIPAGSTLAALAAGSAVVIKPAKQAARSGAVMVEALWEAGVPRDVLTMVQLGERELGKQLIAHPAVDRVILTGGYETAELFRSFRQDLPLLAETSGKNAIIVTPSADLDLAAKDVAYSAFGHAGQKCSAASLVILVGSVAKSKRFHNQLIDAVTSLKVGYPEDPTSQMGPIIEPANGKLLNALTTLGDGENWAVEPKKLDDTGRLWSPGVRNGVKRGSYFHLTEFFGPVLGVMTADTLEEAIAIQNQIEYGLTAGLHSLNSEELGVWLETIQAGNLYVNRGITGAIVQRQPFGGWKKSAVGAGTKAGGPNYLVGLGDWTAATSTATAAVTHPGVRRIINAAGAALEPAELESVQRALASDAKAWAEEFGAAKDVSGLSAERNIFRYRSLPVTVRLSEGAPLAHLVRTVAAGVLAGSELTVSTAVELPAQLRPVLTALDIDVKVESDGEWLAAVGHLASAGKLSGARIRLIGGNPAALAKTTGGRPDLAVYAHPVTEAGRVELLPFLHEQAVSITAHRFGTPNHLSDALI